From the Candidatus Saccharimonadaceae bacterium ML1 genome, one window contains:
- a CDS encoding lysine--tRNA ligase, giving the protein MATLQDYRNERLRKLAALRELGVDPYPAHAERTHTCAEVVEKFDELIGQTVSVAGRIVSIRSFGKLAFIKLRDASGDVQLYLQKDDVAGLDASRGVLGMKQLKLLDTGDFVQATGEMVVTKTGEKSVGVHELRLLTKSLRPMPEKLDNKEERFRRRYVDMNVNPEVRQRFIRRSKFWQATRDYLNQHGFTEVNVPVLEHTTGGADANPFVTHMDALDDQQFYLRISHELPLKRLIGAGFEKVYDLGPRFRNENYSDEHLPEHIAMEWYAAYWDWRQGMRFMENMYKDVLQKTFGTLHFRLGEFEVDMSGKWDVWDYAEVIAQHYGIDVYHTTIDEVAAKLKEHSLEVEKTDSIPRGIDKLWKNIRKSVAGPVWLVNTPKFISPLSKANPDNPQSVERFQPIIAGSELGNGFSELNDPIDQLNRFVEQQRMRDAGDDEAMMLDIDYVEMLEYGMPPACGWGWSERVFWIFEGVTAREGVPFPQLRHEIDEVTKAIYSEAELQ; this is encoded by the coding sequence ATGGCGACACTACAAGATTATCGAAATGAACGGTTGCGGAAATTAGCTGCGCTACGCGAGCTAGGCGTTGATCCGTATCCGGCGCACGCTGAGCGGACGCATACTTGCGCCGAAGTAGTTGAAAAATTTGACGAGCTAATAGGGCAGACGGTCAGCGTGGCGGGGCGGATCGTGTCAATTCGCAGCTTTGGCAAATTAGCGTTTATTAAATTGCGCGATGCGAGCGGCGATGTGCAGTTGTATTTGCAAAAAGATGATGTGGCAGGGTTGGATGCAAGCCGCGGCGTACTGGGCATGAAGCAGCTAAAATTACTTGATACTGGCGATTTCGTTCAGGCAACAGGGGAAATGGTGGTCACGAAAACCGGCGAAAAGTCGGTAGGCGTGCATGAATTACGATTGTTAACAAAATCTTTGCGCCCGATGCCGGAGAAACTTGACAATAAAGAAGAGCGATTTCGTCGCCGCTATGTTGATATGAATGTTAATCCCGAAGTGCGCCAGCGCTTCATTCGCCGCAGCAAATTTTGGCAGGCAACGCGCGATTATCTCAATCAGCACGGCTTTACCGAGGTGAATGTGCCGGTATTAGAGCACACTACCGGCGGCGCTGACGCCAACCCGTTTGTGACCCATATGGACGCGCTGGACGACCAGCAGTTTTACTTGCGTATTAGCCATGAATTGCCCCTCAAGCGTTTGATTGGCGCCGGTTTTGAGAAAGTCTACGATCTCGGTCCGCGCTTTCGCAATGAGAACTACAGCGACGAGCACTTGCCGGAGCACATCGCCATGGAGTGGTACGCTGCCTATTGGGACTGGCGGCAGGGCATGCGCTTTATGGAGAATATGTACAAGGATGTGCTGCAAAAAACTTTCGGCACGTTACACTTTCGGCTTGGCGAGTTTGAGGTTGATATGAGCGGCAAATGGGATGTCTGGGATTATGCTGAGGTGATCGCTCAGCATTACGGAATCGATGTGTATCATACGACAATTGACGAAGTGGCGGCGAAGTTGAAGGAGCATAGTCTCGAGGTCGAAAAGACCGATTCCATCCCGCGCGGCATTGACAAACTTTGGAAAAATATTCGTAAAAGTGTGGCGGGGCCAGTCTGGCTGGTTAATACGCCGAAGTTTATCTCGCCGTTATCTAAAGCAAACCCAGACAACCCACAGTCGGTGGAGCGCTTTCAGCCAATTATCGCTGGCAGCGAGCTAGGCAATGGTTTTTCGGAATTAAACGACCCGATCGACCAGTTGAACCGCTTCGTCGAGCAGCAGCGAATGCGCGACGCTGGCGACGACGAGGCAATGATGTTAGACATTGATTATGTGGAGATGCTGGAATACGGTATGCCGCCGGCGTGCGGCTGGGGCTGGAGCGAGCGTGTGTTTTGGATCTTTGAAGGTGTAACAGCTCGCGAGGGTGTACCGTTCCCACAGCTGCGCCATGAGATTGACGAGGTGACCAAGGCGATTTATTCAGAAGCAGAATTACAGTGA
- a CDS encoding dTTP/UTP pyrophosphatase — protein sequence MLILATKSSTKRSLMDRNGLEYIAMPADVDECSIENAHPSLNAKETVILLARAKAKKLSLVYPNEFIIAADTFGVLPDGSRLHKAKTTEETMKMCLSQSGQTVTIYTVICVAHRSKFHTDTTETKITYTNFGRTTLEKFGHVWQAQFGVMRHSVSMLMRPDSR from the coding sequence ATGTTGATTCTAGCAACAAAATCAAGCACGAAACGTAGTTTGATGGATAGAAACGGATTAGAGTATATAGCTATGCCGGCTGATGTTGATGAGTGTTCTATCGAAAATGCCCACCCCAGTCTAAACGCTAAAGAAACGGTAATATTGCTGGCGCGAGCAAAAGCCAAAAAGTTATCTTTAGTGTATCCTAATGAGTTTATCATTGCTGCTGATACATTTGGAGTTTTACCAGATGGGTCGCGGTTGCATAAGGCTAAAACTACAGAAGAAACGATGAAGATGTGTTTAAGCCAATCTGGCCAAACAGTCACAATTTATACGGTCATATGCGTTGCTCATCGGAGTAAATTTCATACGGACACTACCGAAACGAAAATAACTTATACGAATTTTGGTAGAACAACACTAGAAAAGTTTGGGCACGTGTGGCAGGCTCAGTTCGGCGTAATGCGGCACTCGGTTTCCATGTTGATGCGCCCGGATTCACGCTAG
- a CDS encoding Non-canonical purine NTP pyrophosphatase, with protein MNNIIYFATSNSQKFASLKNLLVPLGVDLRQLEYDFDEGRDLDIRKITEAKLIQAKHAFPGKRLVVDDRGFFIPALGGFPGPFVKLLLDSFSYKGLIKLMAGETDRRAVFSFGLGYFDGESDTILTADEVGFITDEPRGDNLHGWTELLYVYGYDTFPGRSLAELDDDEWQEYLASIEEADVFAKLRDSLVKKS; from the coding sequence ATGAACAATATAATTTATTTCGCTACCTCAAATTCGCAAAAATTCGCCAGCCTGAAAAATCTTCTCGTACCACTAGGGGTTGATCTACGGCAGCTAGAGTACGACTTCGACGAGGGGCGCGACTTGGATATCCGCAAAATTACTGAAGCGAAGCTCATACAAGCTAAGCACGCTTTTCCAGGCAAGCGATTAGTAGTCGACGACCGCGGCTTTTTCATTCCGGCGCTGGGCGGTTTTCCGGGTCCATTCGTTAAATTGCTATTGGACAGCTTTAGCTATAAAGGTTTAATTAAGCTCATGGCAGGTGAAACCGATCGCCGGGCAGTATTTTCGTTTGGGCTCGGTTATTTCGACGGCGAAAGCGACACGATTCTAACAGCGGACGAGGTCGGATTTATCACCGATGAGCCGCGCGGCGATAACTTGCACGGCTGGACGGAGCTATTGTATGTATACGGTTATGATACTTTTCCAGGCAGGAGTTTGGCAGAGTTGGATGACGATGAATGGCAGGAATATTTAGCGTCAATTGAAGAGGCCGACGTGTTTGCAAAACTGCGAGATTCTTTAGTAAAGAAGTCGTGA
- a CDS encoding zinc-dependent alcohol dehydrogenase family protein, with translation MKAAIFKQPGLVVCENIDKPTIQQPTDAIIRVVRACVCGSDLWFYRGISEMPSGSQVGHEGIGVVDQVGENVKNFKPGDFVIIPFGLSDGTCANCRAGRQTNCLHGDWYHTGQSEYSYVPLADGSLYKIPDGNYSDEQLASILTVSDVMGTGYHAAVMARVKPGDTVAVVGDGAVGLCGVIASKMLGAKRIILMSRHDDRQALGREFGATDVIPERGEAGEASVKDLTDEGVGVDAVLECVGSDASMQTAINIARPGATVGTVGIPHNVTIPFEKIFFGTVGIHGGPAPTRAYAPLLLDAVLKGDINPGRVFTYATTLDNINEAYQKNGSAPSN, from the coding sequence ATGAAAGCAGCAATTTTCAAACAACCAGGCTTAGTCGTATGCGAAAACATTGACAAGCCAACGATACAACAACCGACCGACGCTATCATCCGAGTGGTGCGGGCGTGCGTGTGCGGCAGCGACCTGTGGTTTTACCGCGGCATCAGCGAAATGCCGAGCGGTAGTCAAGTCGGGCATGAAGGCATTGGCGTCGTCGATCAAGTCGGCGAAAACGTCAAAAATTTCAAACCAGGCGATTTCGTCATTATCCCGTTTGGGCTAAGCGACGGTACATGCGCGAATTGCCGCGCTGGGCGCCAGACTAACTGTCTGCATGGCGATTGGTATCACACCGGACAAAGCGAATATTCGTATGTACCGCTTGCCGATGGGTCACTGTATAAAATCCCCGACGGCAATTACTCCGACGAGCAGCTCGCCTCTATCCTCACCGTTAGCGACGTCATGGGAACCGGCTATCATGCCGCGGTTATGGCACGCGTTAAGCCAGGCGACACCGTAGCGGTCGTCGGCGACGGCGCAGTAGGACTATGCGGCGTGATAGCATCTAAAATGCTGGGGGCTAAACGGATTATTTTAATGAGCCGGCACGACGATCGCCAAGCCCTGGGCCGCGAATTTGGCGCCACCGACGTTATACCTGAGCGCGGCGAAGCTGGAGAAGCCAGCGTAAAGGACCTAACCGATGAAGGTGTCGGCGTTGATGCAGTATTAGAATGTGTTGGTAGCGATGCTTCAATGCAGACAGCTATCAATATTGCCCGTCCTGGCGCTACGGTCGGGACTGTCGGAATACCGCACAACGTAACAATCCCGTTTGAGAAAATTTTCTTTGGTACAGTTGGCATCCATGGCGGTCCGGCCCCGACACGAGCATATGCGCCATTACTGCTTGATGCTGTACTCAAAGGCGATATCAATCCTGGGCGAGTTTTCACTTACGCGACCACGCTTGATAATATCAACGAAGCCTACCAAAAAAATGGATCAGCGCCAAGCAATTAA
- a CDS encoding DUF2207 domain-containing protein, producing MKRVIFGGIIMVVFVLLGASCAIAAHGNTRDTNNFTITNYDVRLELGRDRNNHSTLKTTETITADFPPDQNHGITRQFVKKYDGHATNFTLESVKDERGVDLEYHQNGNTLRVGNKNAYVSGTKTYVITYTQRDVTRYYSDTQKDEFYWNAIGVDSPVPVASATVTLKLDAALAGKAKTNIQCYYGALQAKNTCESTISGLEYSLHANNLGQYQGVTIALGFEPGTFAAYQPSLRERLPNIILTGMAAMFGVGIVVLAFCSRKWKKKFAEELAQAAAIRRQPVAPEYVPPADRSVVESIAVLGWHNFGKALSAQVVDWAVRHIIEIRQTGTGKHDYMFVVKKSFAGTTKHERTLAASIFGNDLAVGTERTFRQIKQKSYSVSSRFLSLCRRIKRGELFLYSRKEVSFYTAWLSASLAFVVAIFLIILWLSGDDAEGGNISPLAAIACAGAAILNVAIAAIMSRCAQNRLSVQGEELKRYLRGLKLYINAAEADQLRMLQSPEGADKVGDVASDNGALVRLYERCLPYAIIFGCEREWNKRLGQLYEESNESPDWITADDVSLGVSIAILSQLTSDFSEIGASSMVSSVSSSSSFGGSSGGGFAGGGGGGGGVGGW from the coding sequence ATGAAGCGGGTGATCTTCGGTGGTATTATCATGGTAGTGTTTGTACTGTTGGGCGCGAGTTGCGCGATAGCGGCGCACGGCAATACGCGCGATACAAACAACTTTACGATTACGAATTATGACGTACGGTTAGAGCTGGGGCGCGACCGCAATAATCATTCAACACTCAAAACGACCGAAACGATTACTGCAGATTTTCCGCCGGACCAAAACCACGGTATCACGCGCCAATTTGTGAAGAAATACGATGGGCATGCGACGAATTTTACATTAGAGTCGGTGAAAGACGAACGTGGCGTTGATCTTGAATATCATCAGAATGGCAACACGCTTCGCGTCGGCAATAAAAACGCGTATGTCAGCGGCACAAAAACATACGTTATCACTTACACGCAGCGCGACGTTACACGATACTATAGCGATACGCAAAAAGACGAATTCTATTGGAATGCAATTGGAGTAGACTCTCCCGTACCAGTGGCGTCGGCAACAGTGACACTCAAACTGGACGCAGCACTTGCTGGCAAAGCAAAAACAAATATACAGTGCTATTATGGTGCGCTGCAAGCAAAAAATACATGCGAATCGACAATCTCAGGCTTGGAGTATTCGCTGCACGCGAATAACCTCGGGCAGTATCAGGGTGTGACGATCGCGCTTGGATTTGAGCCGGGAACGTTCGCCGCGTACCAGCCGTCGCTGCGCGAGCGGCTGCCAAATATTATTTTGACCGGAATGGCAGCCATGTTCGGCGTGGGTATTGTCGTACTAGCATTTTGTTCGCGCAAGTGGAAAAAGAAATTTGCTGAAGAATTGGCACAGGCGGCCGCGATCCGGCGCCAGCCGGTTGCGCCGGAATATGTCCCACCCGCCGATCGCTCGGTTGTTGAGTCGATAGCAGTTTTAGGGTGGCATAATTTCGGTAAGGCGCTGTCGGCGCAAGTGGTTGACTGGGCGGTGCGCCACATTATTGAAATTCGTCAGACAGGCACGGGCAAGCATGATTATATGTTTGTGGTAAAAAAATCGTTCGCCGGCACAACCAAACATGAACGAACTCTTGCTGCGTCAATATTCGGCAATGATTTGGCCGTAGGAACGGAGCGGACATTTAGGCAAATTAAGCAGAAAAGCTACTCTGTATCGTCGCGGTTCTTGTCGTTATGCCGTAGAATAAAGCGGGGTGAATTATTCTTGTACAGCCGCAAAGAGGTGTCGTTTTATACAGCGTGGCTGTCCGCATCATTGGCGTTTGTTGTTGCGATATTCCTCATAATACTATGGCTATCGGGTGACGATGCTGAAGGCGGGAATATTTCGCCTCTTGCGGCTATAGCATGTGCTGGTGCTGCTATTCTAAACGTTGCTATTGCAGCTATTATGTCGCGCTGCGCGCAGAATCGGCTGAGCGTGCAGGGCGAAGAATTAAAACGCTATTTGCGGGGGCTAAAACTGTATATTAATGCCGCCGAAGCCGACCAACTGCGTATGCTGCAAAGTCCGGAAGGGGCGGACAAAGTGGGCGACGTAGCGAGCGATAACGGCGCGCTTGTGCGGTTATACGAACGCTGCTTGCCGTACGCGATCATTTTTGGCTGCGAACGAGAGTGGAATAAGCGGCTTGGGCAGTTGTACGAAGAGTCGAACGAGTCGCCAGATTGGATAACGGCAGACGACGTATCACTTGGCGTAAGTATCGCAATTCTTTCTCAATTGACATCGGATTTTTCGGAAATTGGCGCAAGCAGTATGGTCAGCAGCGTTAGCTCGTCGTCAAGCTTCGGCGGTTCATCGGGCGGTGGATTTGCTGGCGGCGGCGGTGGAGGAGGCGGCGTCGGCGGCTGGTGA
- a CDS encoding PadR family transcriptional regulator: MDQNADSSGAINQPPQPTKSAEGYADQLATQLRKGFLAYCVLVICAQQPHYTGDLIKRLHQAELVVVEGTIYPLLGRLQRDGLLRYDWQESEQGPPRKYYALTEYGQHVMIELKQRVKTLNSTLKTLEKGAKS, encoded by the coding sequence ATGGATCAAAATGCAGATTCTAGCGGCGCAATCAATCAGCCGCCGCAGCCAACCAAAAGCGCAGAAGGCTACGCCGATCAACTCGCGACGCAGTTGCGCAAAGGATTTTTGGCGTATTGCGTGCTTGTGATTTGCGCGCAGCAGCCGCACTATACAGGCGATCTCATCAAGCGGTTACATCAAGCAGAGCTTGTCGTAGTGGAAGGGACAATTTATCCGCTCCTTGGGCGGCTGCAGCGTGATGGCTTGTTGCGCTACGATTGGCAGGAAAGCGAACAGGGGCCGCCGCGCAAATATTATGCCCTCACAGAGTATGGACAACACGTCATGATTGAACTAAAACAGCGTGTCAAGACGCTAAATTCGACGCTAAAAACGCTAGAGAAAGGAGCGAAGTCGTGA
- a CDS encoding PspC domain-containing protein, producing MKEVTRMHLAKTPYSVEIDAKKALEKYLAAIEKTMQAEPEAMREIEARMVELLAERGVAKDGVISLDDVNALKTQMGDPKEFSENGETRESSDEAAESPNDTRHKPPKRLMRDTQQGMLGGVCSGLAAYFGIDVVLVRLIAVGLLFVSFGTAVLVYIILWLVVPEAKTAADKLQMRGEPVTLDSLKNFSMGKIASQDIAGNGSEIVRKCIGITTGVIALIMMAGFLIALVVGGWSGFSIIGLLDGFTAQPYVLGMLISLIIGGIALVLLCGLFATMALTWRTRRPVVLGMLAALIIGSLAISSTAIFGLQASTELPRDVKRLTRVVKLDLPDMTSVKSIRMKDDAMHLSLQYKKSSEPTRAELHYMDLKGAEKPEVKFDRRGDVLYVDVSHKYSGRCVNGSAGAAFLLGSRTGMLCGSGFNWARVVFYGPVDIITGDTNQFELAE from the coding sequence GTGAAAGAAGTTACCAGAATGCACTTGGCGAAAACGCCGTACAGCGTAGAAATCGATGCGAAAAAAGCACTTGAAAAGTATTTAGCTGCAATCGAAAAAACAATGCAAGCCGAGCCGGAGGCAATGCGGGAAATTGAGGCGCGCATGGTTGAGCTGCTAGCGGAGCGCGGCGTCGCAAAAGATGGTGTTATTTCGCTTGATGACGTCAATGCGTTGAAAACGCAGATGGGCGATCCAAAAGAATTCTCGGAAAACGGCGAAACGCGCGAGTCATCGGACGAAGCCGCAGAATCTCCAAATGATACGCGCCATAAGCCGCCGAAACGCCTCATGCGCGATACGCAGCAGGGTATGCTCGGCGGCGTATGCAGCGGCTTGGCGGCATATTTTGGTATTGATGTTGTGCTCGTGCGGCTTATCGCGGTCGGATTATTGTTTGTGTCGTTTGGCACAGCAGTGCTTGTCTATATTATATTGTGGCTCGTGGTTCCCGAAGCGAAAACAGCAGCCGATAAATTACAGATGCGCGGTGAACCAGTTACGTTGGACAGTTTGAAGAACTTTTCAATGGGCAAAATAGCGAGTCAGGATATTGCCGGCAATGGTAGCGAGATTGTGAGAAAATGTATCGGCATCACGACGGGTGTGATTGCATTAATAATGATGGCAGGCTTCCTGATTGCGCTTGTAGTCGGCGGTTGGTCTGGTTTCTCAATTATCGGGTTGCTCGATGGCTTTACGGCGCAGCCGTATGTATTAGGCATGCTGATATCGCTGATCATCGGCGGTATAGCACTCGTGCTGCTGTGCGGTTTGTTTGCAACGATGGCGTTGACATGGCGCACGCGCCGGCCAGTAGTACTGGGTATGCTGGCGGCGTTGATCATCGGTTCGCTCGCGATTTCAAGTACAGCGATCTTCGGACTACAAGCGAGTACGGAATTACCGCGCGACGTAAAACGCTTAACAAGAGTAGTAAAATTAGATTTGCCAGATATGACGAGCGTAAAATCTATCAGAATGAAAGATGACGCTATGCATCTTAGCTTGCAGTATAAAAAATCAAGCGAACCGACGCGCGCCGAACTGCACTACATGGATCTGAAAGGCGCGGAAAAGCCAGAAGTCAAATTTGATCGACGAGGCGACGTATTGTACGTTGATGTCAGTCATAAATACAGTGGCCGGTGCGTAAATGGCTCTGCTGGCGCAGCATTTTTGCTTGGCTCGCGCACCGGCATGCTGTGCGGCAGCGGCTTTAATTGGGCGCGTGTTGTGTTCTATGGCCCGGTCGATATTATTACGGGTGATACGAATCAATTTGAACTTGCCGAGTAA
- a CDS encoding undecaprenyl-diphosphate phosphatase — protein sequence MAWWQAIILGIVEGITEFLPVSSTGHLTIVEKLMGMNLNDASLTAFTAVIQIGAIAAAVVYFWSDIWRVLSAWWRGLWWGRARRKFDYAYGWAIIIGSVPIAVVGLAFKDEIETVLRSLWFVAFALIGWSVVMWLADVYGKTKRAETDTTWHDTLIIGVAQCLALIPGVSRSGATISAGLLRGFDRVAVTKLSFFLGIPALIAAGALQAVTEHKHIAAGVGWGNTLLATAVSAVVGYAVIAWLLKYVAHNNFSAFIWYRVALGGLVVVLLARGVISAV from the coding sequence GTGGCGTGGTGGCAAGCGATCATCCTGGGAATTGTTGAAGGCATTACGGAGTTTTTGCCGGTCTCTTCAACGGGCCATTTAACGATTGTCGAAAAGCTAATGGGCATGAACCTGAACGATGCAAGCTTAACGGCGTTTACTGCGGTGATACAGATTGGTGCGATTGCTGCCGCGGTCGTGTACTTTTGGAGCGATATTTGGCGCGTGCTGAGTGCATGGTGGCGCGGTTTATGGTGGGGGCGTGCTCGGCGTAAATTTGATTATGCGTATGGCTGGGCGATTATCATTGGCTCGGTGCCGATTGCAGTTGTTGGTCTAGCATTCAAGGATGAGATTGAGACGGTACTGCGCAGCCTGTGGTTCGTCGCATTTGCGCTGATTGGCTGGAGCGTTGTGATGTGGCTGGCAGATGTGTATGGTAAAACAAAGCGTGCCGAGACTGACACAACGTGGCACGATACGTTGATTATTGGTGTAGCGCAATGTCTCGCGTTGATTCCTGGCGTGAGCCGTTCTGGCGCGACGATTTCCGCTGGCTTGCTGCGTGGTTTTGATCGTGTAGCGGTAACAAAACTAAGTTTCTTTCTTGGTATTCCAGCGCTTATAGCGGCGGGTGCGCTGCAAGCAGTTACTGAGCACAAACATATCGCTGCTGGCGTGGGGTGGGGAAACACGCTGCTTGCGACGGCTGTATCAGCTGTTGTTGGTTATGCTGTCATTGCGTGGCTGCTGAAATATGTTGCTCATAATAATTTCTCGGCGTTTATTTGGTATCGCGTGGCACTTGGAGGATTAGTGGTTGTATTGCTCGCGCGCGGCGTGATATCTGCGGTATAG
- the serS gene encoding serine--tRNA ligase produces MLDIRFIRENAERVQTAATQKGYQVSIAQLLELDDSRRTLQRQVDELRQKRNEIAAKMKNGQPEKKLIDQGKQIKTELIELEEHLKKADTECIALIKAVPNVTADDVPLGGEADSVEVKRWGEQPTGAIDHLDYATKRGWVDFERGAKVAGAKFYYLKGDLALLENAVTQFALNFLITKGFTYMTVPHMVNSRTAEGAGFAPKGNVSDDQYFVEGEDLTLIGTAEMPLTGYHADDVIDEKKMPLYYVGYSPCYRKEAGTYGKHARGLFRVHQFNKLEMYIFCTPEQSLDMHEKILSLEEEIWQAIGIPYHVVNIAAGDLGAPAFKKYDIEYWSPVDGTYRELTSCSNCTDFQTHSLNIRVRRPDGSLDTAHSLNGTAVSLARSLVAILENCQTADGKLRVPEVLRPYMGNREEI; encoded by the coding sequence ATGTTAGATATTCGGTTCATTAGAGAGAATGCGGAGCGCGTACAGACGGCAGCGACGCAAAAGGGGTATCAAGTTTCAATTGCGCAATTGCTAGAGTTGGATGATTCGCGGCGAACGTTGCAGCGGCAAGTTGATGAGTTACGTCAGAAGCGGAATGAAATCGCTGCAAAAATGAAGAACGGGCAGCCAGAGAAAAAATTGATTGATCAGGGTAAACAGATAAAGACTGAACTTATTGAGCTTGAGGAGCACCTAAAAAAGGCTGACACTGAATGTATAGCACTGATCAAGGCTGTGCCGAACGTGACCGCTGATGACGTTCCGCTCGGCGGCGAAGCTGATAGCGTGGAAGTTAAGCGCTGGGGCGAGCAGCCGACGGGTGCGATTGACCACCTGGATTATGCGACGAAGCGCGGTTGGGTTGACTTTGAACGTGGCGCAAAGGTTGCCGGTGCGAAATTTTATTATCTAAAAGGTGATTTGGCGCTGCTTGAAAACGCGGTGACGCAATTTGCGCTTAACTTTCTGATCACAAAAGGTTTCACCTATATGACGGTGCCGCACATGGTAAATTCACGCACCGCTGAGGGTGCAGGGTTCGCGCCGAAAGGAAATGTGAGCGACGACCAATATTTTGTTGAGGGCGAAGATCTGACGCTGATTGGTACAGCGGAAATGCCGCTCACTGGATATCACGCTGATGATGTAATTGATGAGAAAAAAATGCCGCTTTATTACGTCGGCTATAGCCCGTGTTACCGCAAAGAAGCGGGTACGTACGGCAAGCATGCACGTGGATTGTTCCGCGTTCATCAGTTTAATAAGCTGGAGATGTATATCTTTTGCACGCCCGAGCAATCGCTTGATATGCACGAAAAGATTTTATCGCTTGAAGAAGAAATTTGGCAAGCTATCGGCATTCCATACCATGTGGTGAATATTGCAGCAGGAGACTTGGGCGCGCCGGCGTTCAAAAAATACGATATTGAATATTGGTCGCCGGTCGACGGTACGTACCGCGAATTAACGAGTTGCTCAAACTGTACGGATTTTCAGACGCATAGCCTGAATATTCGCGTGCGCCGCCCTGACGGTTCGCTTGATACGGCGCATTCGCTGAATGGTACGGCGGTGAGCTTGGCGCGGAGTTTGGTAGCAATTTTAGAGAACTGCCAAACAGCAGACGGCAAGCTGCGTGTTCCTGAAGTACTCCGACCATATATGGGTAACCGCGAGGAAATTTAG
- a CDS encoding quinone-dependent dihydroorotate dehydrogenase, with product MKRVIRRLSRQGYKHIAKPLLFREHPDKAHAHMIIAARGLQKVRLTGVLNVWRYQSPRLEQELLGIRFKNPIGMSAGLDKNFDLPPIAKRIGLGFEIGGSTTAHVCAGNPRPWFKRLPSEKSIVVNVGLANNGIERNIERIRSYPRKLWRDFSLSVSVAKTNSPQTATDDEAIEDYCASLRLLESANAVPLYEVNVSCPNTYGGEPFTTPARLEKLLSAIDELRLTKPVFIKLPTDKSWTQFKALLRVADKHRVAGLTIGNLVKNRAKLKHPDELSNDVKGNLSGLPAQKITTELIYKTYEAYRDRFVIIGVGGVFTAADAYEKIRAGASLVAMVTALMFEGPQVVGEINEGLVKLLDRDGFATITEAVGSAHRS from the coding sequence GTGAAGCGAGTAATTCGCAGACTGAGCCGGCAGGGCTATAAACATATCGCGAAGCCGTTATTATTCCGCGAGCACCCGGACAAAGCGCATGCGCATATGATTATAGCGGCGCGCGGATTGCAGAAAGTGCGGCTTACTGGTGTGCTGAATGTGTGGCGCTACCAAAGTCCGCGATTAGAGCAGGAGCTCCTCGGGATTCGCTTCAAAAATCCGATCGGTATGTCGGCAGGGCTCGATAAGAATTTTGATTTACCGCCAATTGCAAAACGAATCGGACTGGGGTTTGAGATTGGCGGTTCGACGACGGCTCATGTGTGCGCCGGTAATCCGCGCCCGTGGTTTAAGCGGTTGCCGAGCGAGAAATCAATCGTCGTTAACGTTGGGTTGGCAAACAATGGGATTGAGCGCAATATCGAGCGTATTCGTTCGTATCCTCGGAAATTATGGCGTGATTTTTCGCTGAGCGTGTCGGTTGCGAAAACAAATTCGCCGCAGACGGCGACGGATGATGAAGCGATTGAAGATTATTGTGCAAGTTTGCGGTTGCTTGAGTCGGCAAACGCCGTGCCGCTGTACGAGGTGAATGTTAGCTGCCCGAATACGTACGGCGGCGAGCCGTTTACAACGCCGGCACGGTTAGAAAAATTGCTTTCAGCAATTGACGAATTGCGCTTGACAAAACCAGTGTTTATCAAATTGCCGACCGATAAATCGTGGACGCAATTCAAAGCGTTGCTGCGCGTCGCAGACAAACACCGCGTCGCCGGCCTGACGATTGGAAATTTGGTGAAAAATCGAGCAAAATTAAAACATCCCGATGAACTTAGCAATGATGTAAAAGGCAACTTGAGCGGACTACCGGCGCAGAAAATTACGACGGAGCTGATTTATAAAACATACGAAGCGTATCGCGACCGGTTTGTAATTATCGGTGTTGGCGGCGTGTTTACGGCGGCTGATGCCTATGAAAAAATTCGCGCAGGCGCAAGCTTGGTTGCGATGGTAACGGCGCTTATGTTTGAGGGGCCGCAGGTTGTAGGCGAGATTAACGAAGGGCTTGTGAAGCTGCTTGACCGCGATGGTTTTGCGACAATTACCGAGGCGGTTGGGTCGGCGCATCGCTCGTAA